A genome region from Sceloporus undulatus isolate JIND9_A2432 ecotype Alabama chromosome 1, SceUnd_v1.1, whole genome shotgun sequence includes the following:
- the SDHAF2 gene encoding succinate dehydrogenase assembly factor 2, mitochondrial isoform X1, translated as MRPRAGGAVWPLCRWAPNEPRCLSFSLSLSPQRLSSSLLFPRSRLLLLPPRCCYRGEAPSDSGRDVLEIPLPPWQPRPQEPPARKRARLLYESRKRGMLENCLLLSFFAKENLNQMSEKQLDLYDRLINEPSNDWDIYYWATEAKPAPEVFENEVMEMLREFTKNKNREKRLRQPDLEYLVETPH; from the exons atgcggcCTCGGGCGGGAGGGGCGGTGTGGCCTCTGTGTCGATGGGCGCCTAACGAGCCTCgctgcctttccttctctctctctctttccccgcagaggctctcctcctccctcctcttcccccgcaGTCGCCTCCTCCTTCTGCCGCCCAGGTGCTGCTACCGCGGGGAGGCGCCTTCTGACTCCGGGCGGGACGTGCTGGAGATCCCCCTGCCGCCCTGGCAGCCCCGGCCCCAGGAGCCCCCGGCCAGGAAGCGGGCCAGGCTGCTCTACGAGAGCCGCAAGCGAGGCATGCTGGAGAACTGCCTCCTCCTCAG TTTCTTTGCCAAAGAGAATCTGAATCAAATGAGTGAGAAACAGCTGGATCTTTATGATCGCCTGATTAATGAGCCCAGCAATGACTGGGATATCTACTACTGGGCAACAG AAGCAAAGCCTGCACCGGAAGTCTTTGAGAATGAAGTAATGGAGATGCTTAGAGAGTTTACTAAAAACAAGAATAGAGAGAAGAGATTGCGACAGCCAGATCTGGAGTATCTTGTTGAAACCCCACACTGA
- the SDHAF2 gene encoding succinate dehydrogenase assembly factor 2, mitochondrial isoform X2 translates to MAALAAARRLSSSLLFPRSRLLLLPPRCCYRGEAPSDSGRDVLEIPLPPWQPRPQEPPARKRARLLYESRKRGMLENCLLLSFFAKENLNQMSEKQLDLYDRLINEPSNDWDIYYWATEAKPAPEVFENEVMEMLREFTKNKNREKRLRQPDLEYLVETPH, encoded by the exons ATGGCGGCGCTGGCGGCGGCTAGA aggctctcctcctccctcctcttcccccgcaGTCGCCTCCTCCTTCTGCCGCCCAGGTGCTGCTACCGCGGGGAGGCGCCTTCTGACTCCGGGCGGGACGTGCTGGAGATCCCCCTGCCGCCCTGGCAGCCCCGGCCCCAGGAGCCCCCGGCCAGGAAGCGGGCCAGGCTGCTCTACGAGAGCCGCAAGCGAGGCATGCTGGAGAACTGCCTCCTCCTCAG TTTCTTTGCCAAAGAGAATCTGAATCAAATGAGTGAGAAACAGCTGGATCTTTATGATCGCCTGATTAATGAGCCCAGCAATGACTGGGATATCTACTACTGGGCAACAG AAGCAAAGCCTGCACCGGAAGTCTTTGAGAATGAAGTAATGGAGATGCTTAGAGAGTTTACTAAAAACAAGAATAGAGAGAAGAGATTGCGACAGCCAGATCTGGAGTATCTTGTTGAAACCCCACACTGA